A region from the Fulvitalea axinellae genome encodes:
- a CDS encoding S1 RNA-binding domain-containing protein: MEDRDKLLKWERFCGRLRVGDRVTGRVFKHEPYGVYVDIGEDFYGIVLVPMIRKEPRIRVEEYPAIGSSVTAVILAFSPNREMEYSYVSLSMKDIDG, encoded by the coding sequence ATGGAGGACCGTGACAAATTATTAAAATGGGAAAGATTCTGTGGCCGTTTAAGGGTAGGCGATCGGGTAACAGGCAGAGTTTTCAAGCATGAGCCCTACGGTGTTTATGTCGACATAGGAGAAGATTTTTACGGGATCGTATTGGTCCCGATGATTCGGAAGGAGCCCCGGATTCGGGTTGAGGAATATCCTGCCATCGGGTCCAGTGTTACGGCGGTTATCCTGGCTTTCTCTCCGAACAGGGAGATGGAATACAGTTATGTCAGCCTGAGTATGAAGGATATTGACGGTTAG